A window of Castor canadensis chromosome 10, mCasCan1.hap1v2, whole genome shotgun sequence contains these coding sequences:
- the Sertm1 gene encoding serine-rich and transmembrane domain-containing protein 1 isoform X3, which yields MKLWHLTYLFHLSSSSKMSEPNPSSVFAGNVENGTFLQLFPTSLSTSVDPSSGHLSNVYIYVSIFLSLLAFLLLLLIIALQRLKNIISSSSSYPEYPSDAGSSFTNLEVCSISSQRSTFSNLSS from the coding sequence ATGAAACTTTGGCATTTAACATACCTGTTCCATCTTTCATCCTCCTCGAAGATGTCTGAGCCCAACCCTTCATCTGTGTTTGCAGGAAATGTGGAGAATGGAACTTTCCTTCAGCTATTTCCTACGTCACTGTCCACATCGGTGGACCCGTCGTCAGGTCACCTGTCAAATGTCTACATCTATGTGTCCATATTCCTTAGCCTTTTAGcatttctgcttttgcttttaaTCATTGCCCTCCAGAGGCTCAAAAATATCATCTCCTCCAGTTCCTCCTACCCAGAGTATCCAAGCGACGCTGGAAGTTCTTTCACCAATTTAGAAGTCTGTAGTATTTCCTCTCAAAGGTCCACTTTCTCAAACCTTTCAtcctga